The following are encoded in a window of Apteryx mantelli isolate bAptMan1 chromosome 17, bAptMan1.hap1, whole genome shotgun sequence genomic DNA:
- the EMID1 gene encoding EMI domain-containing protein 1, with protein MAGRTGGAWPRRLLALGLCCLLPPPGSGTWSLAALQPAARSNWCSYTVTRTVSCHVQNGTFLQRVFQSCRWPLACSGGSYRAIVRPMYRVAYKTLTALEWKCCPGHAGANCEEDAHTYLALRDAPRPGPAPRRTPLRPTAFSGCLNCSRLGELSARLSVLEGQVARLSVADPPPPPPSPAPKGAPPGRGSGGGQLWGSPAARGSPGEEGRPGWRGPPGPKGDTGGRGPAGGAGAEGPAGPPGPPGPPGAPGRDGARGLPGEKGAPGPPGPPGPPRPPVGPAVPRMPDPRDPLLSNTFAEAAGAIVGPAGPPGPVGPTGPPGPPGPVGLPGAPGPHGKAGAPGAAGPRGEKGDRGPQGSPGSRGRDGAQGEPGPRGDKGDKGTWGEGLHQLREALKILAERVLILETMIGLYGQ; from the exons ATGGCGGGCCGCACCGGGGGGGCCTGGCCCCGCCGCCTGCTCGCCCTggggctctgctgcctgctgccgccCCCCGGCTCCGGCACATGGAGCCTGGCCGCGCTGCAGCCCGCCGCCCGCAG CAACTGGTGCTCCTACACGGTGACGCGGACGGTGTCGTGCCACGTGCAGAACGGCACCTTCCTCCAGCGGGTGTTTCAGAGCTGCCGGTGGCCCCTGGCCTGCAGCGGCGGCAG CTACCGCGCCATCGTCCGGCCCATGTACCGCGTGGCCTACAAGACGCTCACGGCGCTGGAGTGGAAGTGCTGCCCCGGCCACGCCGGAGCCAACTGCGAGGAAG ACGCTCACACCTACCTCGCGCTGCGGGACgccccacggcccggcccggccccccgccggACCCCCCTGCGCCCCACCGCCTTCTCAG GGTGCTTGAACTGCAGCCGCCTGGGCGAGCTGTCGGCCCGACTCTCCGTCCTCGAGGGCCAG gtGGCCCGGCTCTCGGTGGCCgacccgccgccaccgccaccgtccccggcacccaagggtgccccgccgggccggggctccgGGGGCGGCCAGCTGTGGGGgtcccccgccgcccgcggcagccccggcgaGGAAG GGCGACCCGGCTGGCGAGGGCCCCCCGGGCCCAAGGGTGACACGGGAGGCCGGGGTCCGGCCGGCGGTGCCGGAGCCGAGGGTCCCGCGGGGCCACCAG ggCCCCCGGGTCCCCCAGGAGCACCCGGCCGCGACGGAGCCAGAGGCCTCCCCGGAGAGAagggggccccggggccgccgggcccccccggccccccccggccccccgtgGGGCCAGCCGTCCCCCGCATGCCCGACCCAA GGGACCCGCTGCTCTCCAACACCTTCGCCGAAGCGGCCGGCGCGATCGTGGGCCCTGCCGGACCCCCCGGGCCAGTGGGACCCACGG gtcccccgggcccccccggccccgtcgGGCTGCCCGGCGCCCCGGGACCCCAC GGTAAAGCCGGAGCGCCCGGAGCTGCCGGCCCCCGCGGGGAGAAAGGAGACAGG GGCCCCCAAGGATCCCCGGGCAGCCGCGGCCGGGACGGGGCGCAG GGCGAGCCGGGCCCCAGGGGCGACAAGGGCGACAAGGGCACATGG GGGGAGGGTTTGCACCAGC
- the DTX1 gene encoding E3 ubiquitin-protein ligase DTX1: MARQGSGAPVAAGGPGFGAQSAARVVVWEWLNEHGRWRPYSAAVCHHIENALKEDARGSVVLGQADGRLAPYVLDLRSMHQFRQDTGTMRPVRRNFYDPSSAPGKGIVWEWESDGSSWTPYDMDICISIQNAYEKQHPWLDLSSLGFCYLISFSSMAQTNRQTQRRRRLRRRMDLAYPLTAGSIPKSQSWPLGAATGRPCSCQQCLLVRGTRAASNAILASQRRKPPATVTAVPPPPPPPVRQSSTFAGAAPWPAGKGEPSRAPARSQSAPGAGAQPPGLNDLNRPGGRRGAVPPGVPALPVKNLNGTGPVHPALAGMTGILMCAAGLPVCLTRAPKPILHPPPVSKSDIKPVPGVNGICRKTKKKHLKKSKNPEDVVRRYLQKVKNPPDEDCTICMERLATSSGYEGVLSPRGPKPELVGKLGRCGHMYHLLCLLAMYNNGNKDGSLQCPTCKAIYGEKTGTQPPGKMEFHLIPHSLPGYTDSKTIRIVYDIPTGIQGPEHPNPGKKFTARGFPRHCYLPDTEKGRKVLKLLLVAWDRRLIFTIGTSNTTGESDTVVWNEIHHKTEFGSNLTGHGYPDPNYLDNVLAELLAQGVSEANLKD; the protein is encoded by the exons ATGGCGCGGCAGGGCTCGGGGGCGCCGGTGGCCGCCGGGGGCCCGGGCTTCGGGGCGCAGAGCGCGGCGCGCGTCGTGGTCTGGGAGTGGCTCAACGAGCACGGGCGCTGGCGGCCCTACTCGGCCGCCGTGTGCCACCACATCGAGAACGCGCTGAAGGAGGACGCGCGCGGCAGCGTGGTGCTGGGCCAGGCCGACGGCCGCCTGGCGCCCTACGTCCTCGACCTGCGCTCCATGCACCAGTTCCGGCAGGACACGG gcACCATGCGGCCGGTGCGCAGGAACTTCTACGACCCGTCGTCGGCGCCGGGCAAGGGCATCGTGTGGGAGTGGGAGAGCGACGGCAGCTCGTGGACGCCCTACGACATGGACATCTGCATCAGCATCCAGAACGCCTACGAGAAGCAGCACCCCTGGCTGGACCTCTCCTCGCTGGGCTTCTGCTACCTCATCTCCTTCAGCAGCATGGCGCAGACCAACCGGCAGAcgcagcgccggcgccgcctGCGCCGCCGCATGGACCTGGCCTACCCGCTCACCGCCGGCTCCATCCCCAAGTCGCAGTCGTGGCCGCTGGGCGCCGCCACGGGGCggccctgctcctgccagcagtgcctgctggtGCGCGGCACCCGCGCCGCCTCCAACGCCATCCTGGCCTCGCAGCGCCGCAAGCCACCCGCCACCGTCAccgccgtgccgccgccgccgccgccacccgtgCGCCAGAGCAGCACCTTCGCCGGGGCGGCGCCGTGGCCGGCGGGCAAGGGCGAGCCGAGCCGGGCGCCCGCCCGCAGCCAGAgcgcgcccggcgccggcgcccaACCGCCCGGCCTCAACGACCTCAAccggcccggcgggcggcgcggcgccgtgcCCCCCGG GGTGCCTGCCCTCCCGGTGAAGAACCTCAACGGCACCGGCCCGGTGCATCCCGCCCTGGCAG GGATGACGGGCATCCTGATGTGCGCGGCGGGGCTGCCCGTCTGCCTGACCCGCGCCCCCAAGCCCATCCTGCACCCGCCGCCCGTCAGCAAGAGCGACATCAAGCCCGTGCCCGGCGTCAACGGCATCTGCAGGAAGACCAAGAAGAAGCACCTCAAAAAGA GCAAGAACCCCGAGGACGTGGTGCGTCGGTACCTGCAGAAGGTGAAGAACCCCCCGGACGAG GATTGCACCATCTGCATGGAGCGGCTGGCCACCTCCTCGGGCTACGAGGGCGTCCTCAGCCCCAGGGGCCCCAAGCCGGAGCTGGTGGGCAAGTTGGGCAGGTGCGGCCACATGTACCACCTGCTCTGCCTCCTGGCCATGTACAACAACGGCAACAAG GACGGCAGCTTGCAGTGCCCCACGTGCAAGGCCATCTACGGGGAGAAGACGGGCACACAGCCGCCGGGGAAGATGGAGTTTCACCTCATCCCCCACTCGCTGCCGGGCTACACCGACTCCAAAACCATCCGCATCGTCTACGACATCCCCACCGGCATCCAG GGCCCCGAGCATCCCAACCCCGGGAAGAAGTTCACGGCGCGAGGCTTCCCGCGGCACTGCTACCTGCCCGACACCgagaagggcaggaag GTGCTGAAGCTGCTGCTCGTGGCCTGGGACCGGCGGCTCATCTTCACCATCGGCACCTCCAACACGACGGGTGAGTCGGACACGGTGGTGTGGAACGAGATCCACCACAAGACAGAGTTCGGCTCCAACCTCACCGGGCACGGCTACCCCGACCCCAACTACCTGGACAACGTCCTGGCCGAGCTGCTGGCCCAGGGCGTCTCCGAGGCCAACCTGAAGGACTGA
- the RASAL1 gene encoding rasGAP-activating-like protein 1, which translates to MAQTTSLHCRVVEGKDLPAKDVSGSSDPYCLLKVDNEVVARTATVWRSLNPFWGEEYTLRLPLGFQRLAVYVLDEDTVGQDDVIGKISLSREQILSEPRGIDGWLSLAPVEPDEEVQGEIHVELRVPQRRGPRALRCRLVEARDLAPRDLSGTSDPFARVSCCGRTLETAVVKKTRFPRWDEVLEFELPAGELGEAALSVEVWDWDIVGKNDFLGRVEFPLDAVCKAPTKGWFPLLPFPSAAEDAGGRLGALRLKVQLVEDRVLPATYYQPLIELLVESIFHPGEPEDVTPLAILEEVSSLESQQDVATKLVKIFLGQGLAVPFLDYLIVRELARTTDPNTLFRSNSLASKSMEQFMKVVGMPYLHEVLKPIVDRIFEEKKYVELDPCKMELSCSRRISFKGSLSEAQVRESSLELLKGYLGDIIEAIVGSVDKCPLVMRVAFKQLRQRVEERFPSAEHEEVRYISISGFLFLRFFAPAILTPKLFNLREQHADPRTSRTLLLLAKALQSIGNLGLQLEQGKEQWMAPLRSFLLPRVARVEAFLDSLAAVEGAGGERAAAGGGGPRPPAPPIKEGYLHARDAPGLCPLPRFDFQKRYFQLSAEALRYGESPQRQAGGCIAVRRIRAAERVDAGAFQHPHTMQVVAQDGGGQLRTTYLRCKSGPELQQWLGAIRAASAANEHLLPTCHRGAFRGARWTCCLQPAPHAPGCSRTHAAVALGAWSDPLDPAAAAQRLFGHLRRAGAALRQPAAAEGPEGSAALEPPGSRQARTPAGPAGRLLAVIRDLELAHEAFARREAAAGPPPPR; encoded by the exons atGGCCCAAACCACCTCCCTGCACTGCCGCGTGGTGGAGGGGAAGGACCTGCCAGCCAAGGACGT GTCGGGCTCTAGCGATCCCTACTGCCTGCTCAAGGTGGACAACGAGGTGGTGGCCAG GACGGCCACGGTGTGGAGGAGCCTGAACCCCTTCTGGGGCGAGGAGTACACGCTGCGCCTGCCCCTGGGCTTCCAGCGCCTCGCCGTCTACGTGCTGGACGAGGACACCGTCGG GCAGGACGACGTGATCGGCAAAATCTCGCTGAGCCGGGAGCAGATCCTGTCCGAGCCGCGGG GCATCGACGGCTGGCTCAGCCTGGCGCCCGTCGAGCCCGACGAGGAGGTGCAGGGCGAGATCCACGTGGAGCTGCGGGTGCCGCAGCGGCGGGGCCCCCGGGCGCTGCGGTGCCGCCTCGTCGAGGCCAG ggaCCTGGCCCCGCGGGACCTCTCGGGCACCTCGGACCCCTTTGCCCGGGTGTCGTGCTGCGGGCGCACCTTGGAGACCGCC GTCGTTAAGAAAACTCGTTTCCCGCGCTGGGACGAGGTGCTGGAGTTCGAGCTGCCGGCCGGGGAGCTGGGGGAGGCCGCGCTGAGCGTGGAGGTGTGGGACTGGGACATCGTGGGCAAGAACGACTTCCTGGGACGG GTTGAGTTCCCCCTGGATGCCGTCTGCAAGGCCCCCACCAAGGGCTGGTTcccgctcctgcccttccccagcGCCGCGGAGGATGCCGG GGGCCGGCTGGGGGCTCTGCGGCTCAAGGTGCAGCTGGTGGAGGACAGGGTCCTGCCCGCCACCTACTACCAGCCCCTCATCGAGCTCCTCGTGGAGTCCATCTTCCACCCGGGCGAG CCTGAAGACGTCACGCCGCTGGCCATCCTGGAGGAGGTCAGCTCTTTGGAGAGCCAGCAGGACGTGGCCACCAAGCTGGTGAAGATCttcctggggcaggggctggccgTGCCCTTTCTGGACTACCTCATCGTCCGCGAGCTGGCCAGGACCA CGGACCCCAACACCCTCTTCCGCTCCAACTCGTTGGCCTCCAAGTCCATGGAGCAGTTCATGAAg GTGGTGGGGATGCCCTATCTCCATGAGGTCTTAAAGCCCATCGTGGACCGCATCTTTGAGGAGAAGAAGTACGTGGAGCTGGACCCCTGTAAGatggagctgagctgcagcag GAGGATCTCGTTCAAGGGGTCCCTGTCGGAGGCCCAGGTGCGCGAGAGCAGCCTGGAGCTCCTGAAGGGCTACCTGGGGGACATCATCGAGGCCATCGTGGGCTCCGTGGACAAGTGTCCCCTTGTCATGCGAGTGGCCTTCAAGCAGCTCCGCCAGCGGGTGGAAGAGCGCTTCCCCTCCGCGGAGCACGAG gagGTGAGGTACATCTCCATCAGCGGGTTTCTCTTCCTCCGCTTCTTCGCCCCTGCCATCCTCACCCCGAAGCTCTTCAACCTCCGCGAGCAGCACGCCGACCCGCGCACCAGCCGCACGCTGCTCCTGCTGGCCAAG GCCCTGCAGAGCATCGGCAAcctggggctgcagctggagcagggcaagGAGCAGTGGATGGCGCCGCTGCgctccttcctcctgccccgCGTCGCCCGCGTCGAGGCCTTCCTGGACAGCCTCGCCGCCGTGGAGGGCGCCGGGGGCGAGCGGGcagcggccggcgggggcggcccccggccccccgcgccccccatcAAGGAGGGCTACCTGCACGCGCGCGACGCCCCGGGCCTCTGCCCGCTGCCCCGCTTCGACTTCCAGAAGCGCTACTTCCAGCTCAGCGCCGAGGCGCTGCGCTACGGCGAGTCGCCCCAGCGGCAG GCGGGCGGCTGCATCGCGGTGCGGCGCATCCGGGCGGCGGAGCGCGTCGACGCCGGCGCCTTCCAGCACCCGCACACCATGCAGGTGGTGGCGCAGGACGGCGGCGGGCAGCTGCGCACCACCTACCTCCGGTGCAAG agcGGCCCGGAGCTGCAGCAGTGGCTGGGCGCCATccgcgccgccagcgccgccaaCGAGCACCTGCTGCCCACGTGCCACCGCGGCGCCTTCCGCGGCGCCCGCTGGacctgctgcctgcagcccgCGCCCCACG CGCCCGGCTGCAGCCGGACCCACGCGGCGGTGGCGCTGGGCGCCTGGAGCGACCCGCTcgacccggcggcggcggcgcagcggctCTTCGGGCACCtgcggcgcgcgggggcggcgctgcg gcagccggcggcggcggaggggcccgAGGGCAGCGCGGCGCTGGAGCCGCCAGGTAGCCGCCAGgcgcgcacac cggcggggcccgccgGGCGCCTGCTCGCCGTCATCCGGGACCTGGAGCTCGCCCACGAGGCCTTCGCCCGCCGCGAGGCCGCcgcgggcccgcccccgccgcgctag